In Quercus robur chromosome 11, dhQueRobu3.1, whole genome shotgun sequence, the sequence TGTctaagagtcagtttttcctaaTTTTGAGGCTCCAGTCTCCAAGTTAAGtgatagaaaatagagaatctttttttttttttttaaattctttaatggaaatatggaaatttttgaattatatatGAGTATGACTAATCAAGTGATAAAAATGTAAAGACTATACTTTGAAGTGATAATCAATCATGTGCTGTTCTTATGTATAATACTAGTTAAGCAAAAAACGGATAAATTAATGATTAGATCATAGATGTGTGTACTGTTGCCAATGAGCTATGGTTTAAATCACATTTCATTAACAAGTGGAGGAGGGTGAGGTTATAGGATCTGGCTAGAGTGAATTCTGCCATTTCTATGAAGTCAGATATGATACATGGTTGCTTCCCAACTGAGCTTGCATCGAACTGATCTGAAACTCATGCCTTTCCAATTCTACAATCCCCAGGTTGCAACATTTAGGACTATTGGTAAGACAGCAACTCATAAACTCCTCTCAGATTCTACAACTGAAGGAACATGCAAAGAACAAGTGATTCCTATTTTCCAAGAAGACCCTGCAGAACATATAAATGTAATCCCCTTTGTAGCCTCATTACAAGAGCCTATCACATTCATGAGTGACCAACCTATTCTTTGAATGTAAAGTAGCCAATGATTTATGAATGCATGCTTTGGAATAGTTAAGGGGAACCAAACCGGCTTCCATCAACTGATCACAGGATGCTTTGATCTAATCTCATTCCAAGTTTCTGCACAGTTGAATCTTTTAGTCTTGGATTACACCCAAATGGGCTAGTCCTCATCACCTAGCTCTGGATAAACATTAACTCCTCTGATCTTGCAGGCTTACATCTCCATTCTTTTCCTTTAGAACACGAGCCACTCTTGCATCCATGCTGCTAGCAgtaacatatataatattataattctGTAACCATATTTCTCATACAAAGCCCTATCCGGATGCCACCAGTTATGTCAAAGAAAAACATGCCTACCATCCCCTACTGCATATTTCAGGTGCCTAGCCAAGCTCCTAAAATCTTCCTCCATCCCCAGTTACTATCATGGGGAAACTTTGCAACCCAAACACTCTTCCCTTTTAGGTTTTAAGCGTTATTCAATTTTCACTATTGGTCTTGAATCTTGCATTCATTATGGTTTTTAGTCTTAATTTTTCCTTGCCTAACCTCTCTAAGATAAATGTGGACCATATGAGAGGGCTTAAAAGtaccctttttttattatataatttgatagttacaataatgGGGAGGGGAATTTGAACCCTGGTTTTCCTAATAAAGGAGAACAAGCTATGCCactgagctacaaggctcttggcaaaaTACATTAATATCAATTGAATAGCTACTTCTCTTTGTAATTATTTCAATTTACATTATGTACAGTTACATTCTTGATTTGTTGTGTGCATGGGCCACACTGTAGCAAACTTACATGGCCAAGTTATATTTTGTGGGCCTGTGGCTCTATACAACCTTAGTTTTAGTCTGGTGCACCGAGTTAgcaagtaattaatattttcttcaagtattgggttagaacttagaagttaAAACCATAATGGAATGTATTTTCTGACTACTGATAATTGCTGCTTATGACCGAAGCAAATTGGATGACAATAAAAATCCTGAGCATTTTTTGAGCTAGTGTTCCATGAAACAGGGAAAATAGTACATTGTTTACATATTTTACCTTTCAATATATTTTCTGTTCATTTTCGAATTAGAAAAAGTAGGAACATTTGACAGACAGAAATCAAATAACCTCTAGCATTTATCAGCACCCACTAATCCGTCTTTTTTTGAGTTGTGAAGGTTGCAATACATTACTATGGAAGGTTGGCAGCGAAGCAAGGATGGCGCTTTGATTCAACATATGATCACAAAGACGAAAATGGAGAATCAGTGCCCTTTGTGTTTGTTCTTGGGTCTGGGAAAGTAAGTCTTGATATCAGTATTCAAATTAGTTATCATTTATAGAGACTTCTATGTCCATAATTGCAAGATACAAGCATAGCAGTCTAGACAAAGTGGTTGCATGTAGCtgctgcatttattttttgggccTTACCATTTATCTATGTATCTTTACTCTAAATTATAAGGATTCCTTCCTTTTAATGTTCCTTGGTCAAAGGGAGCATCAGCCAAGAAATAtctaaccatatatatatatatataaaaattactcagcccttttatttttgttaaatgtaTACATTAAAAACTAGGAATGTGATTCAATTTTCACAATAAGACTTCATGTAAAATTTTGTCTGCTGTTTTGCAATCATACTTTTATTGTTCTTTCTGAATGCTTAAATGAAGCATTTATCTTCTCTGTAAATTAGCTGAAATGTAGGAACATGTATTCATGAACTAATATCCCTTGAATTCAAATATCCAGCAAGATGTTTTTTGCTTCTGAGCTGGCCAATATTGCCTTAATTCGAAAGGAACTTTTGACCTTTTTTAGGGTAGATGACACTATTAGGAACCGGTATTGTACTATTGTTTTATGGCATTAGTGAAACCAACTAGAAAACCATTCATAccttctaaaattttatttctttttttcctggGGCTGCATTCCTGCTCtgtttgtgtgtgtatcaaGTCCAAAGTGACATGGCATTCAAGGTTGTCGAGACCGACAGTAAGGTCCTTCCCTCGATCAAGTCTTTCAGACTATCTTTTTTGATTTATTGAGCAAGTGGGAAGCTCTTTATGTTGACATATCAAATCTATGCAGGTGATTTCGGGGATAGAAGCAGCTGTGAAATCAATGAAAGTAGGTGGTATTCGAAGAGTCATCATCCCTCCATCCCAAGGATACCAGAACACATCACAAGAACCCATACCACCCAATGTATTTACTCTATTTTCTTCCAAATTCTTTCTGttactgcttttttttttttttctgctcatTTGTTCTTGGAATGGATGCTTTTTACTTGTCCAATGCTTGAGCAGAAAAtagctcaatttttttttttctaggtgaATACTTACTACTAATATGCTTGTTAATTGCTATAATATTCATGGATTAACAAAATTGTCACCACCAAACTTTTATGCATCCCTTTTCCAGAAAACGTAAAATATAAAAGAGATCATGTAGTTGATCTTTAAAGATTGTTTTAGCCTTTAGGACATAAATGCATTGAGGGATCAGGGATGGTATTGAATATGAAATTGAGGTTCAGCTGTTCAGAGAGTGCACAGTATTAGAGGTATAACCGTATAAGCAAGGATGATTAATCATTGTTGGACTAAATGGTAAAAGGGTGTCTCTCTGGCACCAATTGATATGACTTATGTCCTAATATTgaactgaaaaaataaaactcacataagagagagattttatgctttgctttgatGTGAATGGTCATGTTGGTTATTCCTTTATGAGTTCCAATTCATTAAGTATGCTTTGAAAGTATGACTGGGTTACAGTAGTTAGAAAATTACAGAACAAATgcaaatatataactttttcATTGATATGCTTGTTTTTCCCCCCCAGTTTTTTGACAGGCAGAGGCTATTTACTACCATTTTCAATCCAACTCGTCTTGCCAATGGAGAAGGGTCAACATTGGGAACTCTCATTTTTGATATTGAGTTGGTCAGTGTCAGGCATCAGTAACCTACTTAGAATACTATTGAGTCTGAAAATGGTTTATAGcaggatccatatatatatgattatcaATGTGTCCCGGCTTAGGACTGATTGATAATGCCTAAATATGAAAATGATTTCTGAAATGGATTGTTTGCTGAATACACTTCAGTGATGACAAATTACtgttttaattgtaattttgacttttcaatagtcaagaaaggaaaagggcaaagagagagagagagagagagagagagagagagagaattgtttTCAGTGATATTAGCTAGGGTGCAAAATATGCATTTCTGtactaaattctttttttcagCAAGAAATactttggattttgttttagaatttaacaataagttatctcattttaagtaaaatataattaattaatcaataaataaatgagtttggattcattaataaatatacGTGAAACAAATTTGAGattaaattgctaaaatttaatagaatttggAACGAGTTTAAGATCTAcactttttaataaatttgaatttagaatAAGTACTTCAACCCAAACGtgtctttttccatttttaagtATGTGCACTGAATGAACAGAAGTGGACAGAAGGGACCAAAGTGAAACGAAGGAACCGAAGACATACTATTTTCAATGGCCTAGCAAATTACTTTATGAACACCCCACCCTAAAGCCAATCTCAATTCTCACACCGGTaatatcaaaaacaacaaaaccatcaaaatccggtcaaacccaaaaataactGGACCAAGAAGTCattatgcatttaaaaataacTGGATTctatttaaaacattttatgtaaaataattttagtgcgGCATTATTGAAGGAAATTAATGTCTATACTCGGGTATTGTCAAATGTCAATTGTCATGCTActaaatagtttttgttttttattttttaaaattattggttTAATGAGCCCTCTCTCCTTttggaagtttatttatttatttttttggtggtaattATCGGGTActcttttgtcaaaaaaaaaaattgcatttttttttttgtaattcttagttattatgtttttaatgatACTAATTACTGAGTGgcatttttgaaagaaattaataCCTGTATTATAATGGCACTAAATTGTTTTTAGTAGTTTTATTTAATCATTAGTTCAATcttcttttagaaatttttttttttttttttttttaatcatttgtcAACTAATGCATTTTCAACCAAATTATTGAAACATTGGAAGGGGAATGGTAATCATTTTGGTGAGTTATTAGTGTGCATTAAGACTTGAGGACTACTATCGTAATACAATTCTTTAtttctctaattaaattcaatcacaaCACAAAAGTGGTCTTCCTTCAAGggtaattaaattcaaccatgtattgagcaaaaaaatcaaattcaactATGTAGCTTATTGGTCAATATAGTCACGTGATTGAACTTACTTGGGGAAATATAAAACATTATGAATTGTACCTAAATCTTGTCCTAATTTAAATAGATACCAAAATAATGATAGTCCTAATTTAAATACAAGATCGAAAAGAATGCATTGGATGGATGCCTGaacatgtttaattttttataatgtaacaAGATCTCATCCACCCTTTTCAAAATGGTTGGATAGAATCTTAGGAACTTCATGTTAGAGTTACACTAAGAACTCTTTGAGGATCTTTACACTAAACGACCATTGCAGCTTAAGGTTTGAACCTGGCTTTTCTCCAATTCTCCCCTTATTTTGCTGAATCTCATTCTAGTCAGCTGCCACCATACTAGTAACTTTTCGCTTGTTTGCCAATCACCAATTAGAGCATCTTAACAACAACCTACCTCCAGCAACTAATAATTAGAACAGACCCAGTCAAGAACATGGATTAAGAACTCAAAAGCTTTAAAAATATGGGTGTATAAACTAATTAATAACCCAATAGTTCATATCATATTTACAATTTCCATACTCTAATCCACCCCCAAACACAAAGTTACAAGTTCATGAATCGCGACCAGCATCATCTAATCAGGGGATGCATACACATTGTCACTCCTTGTTTTGCTGGTTTTTCAGTGTGATTATAAAGTAATACTAATACCCACTCCTAATCAATAAGAGAAAAGAATTTACTAGCCACTCAAGCCAAATTCCCCTCAATCATTCAACAGTCAGTAAGTTCCATGCCACTAGATGATTTTAGTTGGCTGCATGAAGTTTCccgtgaaaaaaagaaaagaaaagaaaaaaacctctTTTCACATCAGTGCCTTTGTGGTGGAGGTTGGCCTTGGTTCTAAAATGGTGAGAAACTTGTTACTCATGAAGCCAATTCCAATTTTCTATCACGTGGCACAAGATTTGCTTGTGTCCTTGCAGCTCTACCTGTAAACAAATCAAACATACacttaaattgattaaatgtTTAAGTAACCATTCCAACATCGCAAGTCAAACTAATTCCATTTTGTTACACATTTTAAAAAGCAAGACCATATTATCAAGAGCGGGATCATCACCCAAAATAGGTGACACAAATGCATACATGCATAGAAAAACCATACATGCATAAAGTCTACCTTAACAAGTTGGCACCATTATTGAAGCAACTGAAAGAAACAAATACCATGGTTATAACATAAGAATGCTACTGACCTTcatctttttccatttttcgtCTGCTGCGCCAAAGAAGACGAATTGGAGTACCAGCAAACCCTGCATTTGTACGTAGTTGCTTCTCCATATAACGCCGGTAAGTCTCAGGGAAAAGTTTCTCATCattaacaaagaaaacaaatgtgGGTGGTCTTATGGCAGCCTGCAAAAGGAAATCAAGTAAGATACACTATATCTTGGAGTGGTTCATTTatacaatacattaaaaaaaatacactatTTGCATTAAAGGAGAAAAAAGTTCATAAAACAATTCTACCCTGCCCTGCCCTGCCCTGACATAGCGCACATCATTTCCAAATTCCAATTCTTCGAAATCTAAGCCGTAATCCCGAGGAATTGAGATTGGCTACATAAATCCTTTTACGCTTTCCAATCCTATCTAGGACCATGTTGTCAGTTACCTCTTTAATAGTCATATCTTTCCTtctatccaagttttattttttattttttatggtgaattcattaattttttttttttattttacctttattttttccttttgtctttttccAGATTAATATTATACACTTGTACTAGTTCATTCCTAAGCCTTCATTGCACATTTGCACATATCTAACAATCTAAGACAATTCTCCACCACATTCTATCTTCAACTGATGCCATCCTCACATTCTCACATAGGCAGAGCTAGGAATTTTTTCGCATGGGTCTTAactaaaataagtaaataaatacatgGATTTGATAATATtctgcttaaaagaaaaacaaacaggTGTTTGTTAACTATACTACAGCCAAGTTCCATACTCATCAAACCAAGCACTATTGaatatcaatgaaaaaaatccaatttttcttCATGGAAAGTTGTGGTTATGAGGTTAATAAGGACCCTTTTGTAGATATGCCATTTTAACTTTATCACAATAATTTGGATGGTACTCTAAAATTTTAGTCTGTAGCCCAAGATATTTGAGAAGATTTTCCAAGTCAACTTTAAGATGGATGGTTTTGCTTTGAACAATTTCATTCTGACTACTAGTTTCTTGGGCAAATACCGTTTGCTTTGATATTGGTTTTCTCTTGagaaatttatccaaaaataattcaaaaatagcaacttcaacactcttaagaatttaatttcaatatttttaattaacaaCCTAACAAAAACTTTGCACTAAACTAATACAGAATTTAACTAAAACTGTGAatacttaaatgagttttatctTTTAGGACCACTTTTAGAATTGCGATAGGATCTAATCCTTTTTCAGAGGTTCTCATAATtgccccacaaaaaaaaaaaactaaagaaaactaaaaatattatttataaaacaaaaataaaaaataaatcagtgGATGCAATTGTATAGATATTTCATAtctcttaaatttatttatcctttttttccccttaaaaaaaaaaaaaaaaaaaaaaaaaaaaaaattcagcggGTGCAATTGGACCCACTCAAAAATATGTATCTCTGCCACTGCTTTCTCACAAataatttaattctttattcCATCTTTCCTAGTGTTGCCACAAATCCATCTTAACATCCTCATCTCTACTACACTCCTTTTATGGACATGTTCCAAGAGGGAGTGGGTCCCTAAAATTTCAGCATCTCTAGATCCAGTAAAACTCGAACTAAAACCACATGCTTTTGGCCAAAAttgtatgttaaaaatacttcAGCTCTATctaacaaaataacataatGAATTTGTTCTAAATTGAATCTTTTCTCAAAAACTACGATAATGCATCACTGATAAAATGCATCAAAACACCCATGGTATACAGACTACCGCCATATATTGCATTACCTGAGTGCAGTAATAAACACGTCCTCTCTTGCCACCTCGGGTCCTTGGAGGTGATTTAAAAGCTAGTGATTCCCGTACAACTTGATTTAATATGGAAGTGCTAAGCCTTCTTGACCTCTCCTTTTCAACTGTACTAGCAGCAATAATGATCCTGCACTTGGCACAAATGCGATTACCTAGGACTTGCTAAGCTAAGATGCTCAGGTATCATATACAGTAAAGAATTTTCTTAGAGACAATAAGAAGTGCAGAGGGAGGATAGAATTTGGAAAGAATGCAACTGGACTGTAGttatgaaacaaaatatattctTTTATGGTTCAGTTGAACATACTTGTCAACATTATGACCAGCTATTGCAGTTGAATAAACAATAGGTGCCCAATCAAGAACACGAATTTTCTCCCTAACGTCTTGCTCATAGTATGTTGCGGTCTGCtgatttttatttggtatgGTATCCCATTTGTTGACAACTATCAGGCACcctttcccttctctctctatCCTTTCAGCAATCCTGCAATCCTAGGATATTAAGGAAATACAATATAACGTAATTAAGAACTGATCACTAGTGGAAAGTACCAGCCTGCATCTCACCTTATTAACAGGCCAAAGAGCAGTAATTCTAGAtttgagaaaatcaaaagaGCAATCCATTCTCTCAAAATATTTCTTGAAGCTCAAGTTATCACCATCATTCATCTAATATGAATTACTTTCTTTCAAACAATGATCTCAATTAATAAAGCATAGAGAATCCAAATGTCTGCAGCACCAAAGAgcttttcaaggaaaaaaatattgaaatcaaGTGGAGAGTGTGATAAGACAGCCTCTACTTAGGGGCAAGAGATCATCTGCAAGACTAAAACATTTTCAGCTACCATAtctgcttttctctctctatttgttgGTTAAAACCCACCAACAGTGGATCATATAAATTTCAGCTATTCAAAAATTATATCTGGAATTGGCCAGACAAGTGAAGCTTGTAGAATGCCTTTTGAAATGGAAATGGATTAGTATTACACACTTATTCACATATAAAGCATTCTATGCCCCTTTGAAACTGATTACTACTTACTTTAATTGTTATGATTAACTTGATTAGTTTAAAATTTCTGtgaaaatttgatatattaatcTACTTGATTCCGTATGTTACTAATAAGTCGCAggccaaaagagaaaaaactcaaatttgttAGAGACACTCTTCCTGTTTTGGTCAATGAAACTGTTTTGCAATCAATGGCCAGGACTGCTAAAAGAAGCGTGGGTGTGATCCACCAAATGCACAAGCACTTGAAACTGTGGTAGACTCTGTTTATGATTTATATTGAGGAGCCAGAAACTCTGTGGTAGGCCCTccttatttgaaaaaatatttcaagagggatttttgaaaagttgGTGGTTGGAAAAGCAATCCTCAATTccatattttctcatttttcaattcCAAAACATGGTACCAGAGCTTTTGCATATCTTCGGTCTTATGATTGAATCCTAGGAAACCCCCGTTCTAGTAATTTCATCTATTTTGCATGCTTACGACACTAAGGTCTAGACTAATATCAAGGTTGTTGGATGGGATTACAAATGATGGGGGATGTTAGTGTGTTTTAAGCTTGAAAGACATGGCAGCCCCCTTATTAGAAAGCTTATATAAAAAGACAGCAAACATGAAAAAATATGGATTTTGGGGTGAGATGGGCAGGGGATGTGCACCcccaaaacctttttctttttccctgaGAATAGACACCCCACGACCTAAATTATGGACTAACCTTTTGTCTGTGAGGTGTACTTATTCTAGTAATGATCACCTTTTCAATAATAGAATCCTAAACTGAATTTATACATTAAGAGTAATCATGAAGCACACGCAGAAAATCACAATTCTTGTGTCACCCCAAAGACAATGCATAAGACCACAATTCACAGTAATGTAATGTTTAACTTCACATAATACACCTCAAACaacatcaataatttaaaatatttattgagACGCATCATTTAACGTAATGAAAATAGATTCTGGGTATCCTGCAGTTTTGAGTAAATATCAATCAATCCATCATAGGCATAATTATTTTCACCATATATAGCAACAGGGTGCTATGCAGTTTCCAGCACAAAAAAGGCAGAAAACTCAAGAACTTCTTATAGTATGTTAAAGCTATCACGGGCACAATTGCTTGCACCACATTTTGCAACAAGCTACAATACAGTTTTATTTCCAGCACAAATAAGGTCTAAAGCATGCTCTTAAAACATCAATTAGATTATGACCCTAGAAAAAGACATGGATGAAGTACCTGTTCCGTGATACAAGCCATGGCCTCGATGACAAGAGCGACAACATCAGAACGACGTACGGCTCGAAATGCCCGATTCACTGATAAAGCTTCTGTAATACTACCTGCTGAAGCTACAGCTGCCCTTCTTCTAATTCCAGCAGTGTCTATAAGCCGGAACTTCTGCAAACAAGTAATTATTGTCTAAAGTATCTGGGAAAATTTGTGAGTGTAATAAATGCATTTTTAATTCATTAATGATTCCACACTACGGATGGTTATTACTCTCCTATTTAAGCAATATTACAGCACATATAGAGTAGCTATCCGATAACATGCACTCATTTGTAATGCATGTAAACCAACAAAATTAAGATTCCATCAATCAACTAGCAAGATCTGTACTAATATTTCAATCTTAAAAAGTAGAAGggaatacatacatacatacatatatatatatatatatatatccaagttGAGGGAGCTAAATaaaggtagaggaagaccaATAATAACATTAATAGAAAGTGTAGTAAAAAATGgcatgtcaattaaggaagtaactGAGGGTatgattttgaataaaatagaatggcggaaaagaatacatgtggccaACCATGACTAGTATGTTGAGGATCCATAACCCACCTCaaagttttgggactaaggcttggttgtttatatatatatatatatatatatatatatatatttatgtatgatATCCTGTATAACattatgcattttatatttattatttggcTAAGCTCACTGTATCTAGATATTCATAAGTTTTGGGCAATAACACAAATGCAACTGGAGCACTGCTCAATGACAGGttgaatatgttttttttttaattttataaataaatgacaGGTTGAATATGTAAACTAATCAAACCTGGCCATCTGGTCCAGTAAATTCAGTATCAATGGCATCACGAGTAGTACCACTGATTGGGCTAACAATTGTTCTATCCTCTCCAACCAATGCATTCAAAATGCTACTTTTACCAACATTTGGTCGGCCAACAATAGCAATTGCAGGAAcataatcttcttcttcttcatcacgAATTTCTGTACCCTATTTATAAGCATAGATGGATTAAATAAACAATAGTTTAAAAGCACCAGAGGTGAAAATGCTTATGTGTGCAGTACACTTGATAATGGCCAGAAGTGCAAATTTTGTCATATTAGGAAGAACTACTCAAGAAAATATCAACAAGCTCAACAAAAAATTTGGAGCTCAGTACGTAGGTTTCCAATTTCATCAAACTGTCGTACTGATACAAAAACTCTGTAAGAGTTAGATATTCAACTTTTGGACATACaaacctcaatttttttcaGTCCTGAACAAACAAGATCAAGAAGCTCTCCAGTTCCAGTCCCAGATACAGCAGATATTGGAAGTGGTGAAAACCTAATTGATCAATCAAAAAGTGAGGTACACTTTTTAATATCAGAACCACATAAGTGAAGAAACAAGAAATTTAAGTCCACCATGAATATCCTATAAACTTGATTCTAGTGACAGATTCTGTCAAATACAAAACTCATTCTACACAATCCATATATTTAAGTAATAGACAACACTGCAACACGCACACGCACAcgcacatacataaacataataAATGGAATCTTGGACATAACATTCTTTATGAAGTCCTAACATTCAGAAAAATTACTTTGAATTTCATCACTGCAAAACTCATGAAATTATCTCTATTTCCCAAATTTCTAGTCtttcaccttgtcttttcaaaaaCTATAAAGTCTGCCAAAGAATCAATGTGACCCCAAAGgtgaaatgttatatatatatatatatatatatatatactctctTTGTCCCATTTTGTTAGTTCCGTTTAGAAAATccaactttttaagggaacattaTTTAACGCATTgtctttcaaataaaatatataagtttccAAACTGCCCCTTAAccattttagtttaaaaaaataaaagtagtgaAAAAAGGgtattgaattttcaaataaagtaATGGTAAGCTAGAAAAGTTATTAAGGGGTATTGATCTCTCATGTAATTTAAGATGGACATTCttcttttgataattcaatagttacaatggggGAAGGGAGAGTTGAACCCTAGACGTTTCCATTAGAAATACTAAGAGGTGCCAgttttgagctacaaggctgTTGGCTTAAGGTGGACGTTCTTTACTATCAAGAAATACGTTTCCTAACTATAATTTAAATGCACAATTGAATTACAACTACTTGCAAATGATGAGCACTAATCCATTTATCAAAACTCACAAAGCTTAACAAAGTATCCAACACAAAGGGTTTCTCCCATAGAAATAGTATATAACAAATTTTGATGTTAACTTAGAGAGTCACATAAAATAGAACTAGAAGATGGTATCCAACCAAACATCAGTGtgtttttccaaaataataataagaagaagaagagaagaatatAGAAACTACATTAGTGGAGTCCGCTAAAATATATTAACATGCATTGACTATGTTAGAGACAGAATCTAATGCAGTCCAAGTCTCAAGCCATTATAATAGAGGATTCATGGTCGTTTTTCCACATTTATATGCAGCCTCCAGATGGTGCTCCTTGGTGCATTAGATATAATATCACAATCATACATATACGTACTAAATTAGCACAACACAAATACCACACAAATTCACATTAAATTTGGAATCataaaaagctaaataaaattaatgtttAAACAGAAATCCACATTGTTAACCAATACACAACTGCTATGTGACTGAAGACCAATACTCTtgtcaaaaacttgaaaataagaagaagaaaggagatAATAAGAGACGCCTCACCCCAAGGACCAAAACTCTGATGCTTGCATAAGTCCTTTACGTGGAGACTCACACTTGTTAACTGCAAGAATGACATACTTATTTGAGTAGTTCTTTCGTAGCCAGTCTCCAATTTCTTCATCAGCTGCGGTCAGACCTGCCTGTTCATCATTATCTTTATTTCTTTGTATTATAAACATTTGCTTGCCCAATTATAAAGACAAGAACTTGGAAACAAATGAAAACATTCCAAATAGGTTGAATATATAGTTCCCAAGAAATTACTATTACTAGTTAccaccccctttttttttttttgataaataacgtaagaatattattaataataaaaaattgccaaaccgagtacattggggatgtactatgggggcacaaatcaagaaacaaaagaacaacggtcaagaaaaatagaaaaggaagaacaagaaaaaagagaaaaaaccacactccattcaaagagagtgcgaaaagaaaaaggatttaATCTCCAGCAAAGAGCGTTCGCAAC encodes:
- the LOC126706751 gene encoding peptidyl-prolyl cis-trans isomerase FKBP17-1, chloroplastic isoform X1, translated to MVMMMMMFQLRPHIHILQYQYYHPTTTPKSAYNINNISKCRRREAAALSLSLSLLLFPSSSSSSSSSSAVASTSASKSSSSSSSELLFLDIPNSGGVKVLDLRVGSGDVPLHGNQVAIHYYGRLAAKQGWRFDSTYDHKDENGESVPFVFVLGSGKSKVTWHSRLSRPTVISGIEAAVKSMKVGGIRRVIIPPSQGYQNTSQEPIPPNFFDRQRLFTTIFNPTRLANGEGSTLGTLIFDIELVSVRHQ
- the LOC126706751 gene encoding peptidyl-prolyl cis-trans isomerase FKBP17-1, chloroplastic isoform X2, which gives rise to MVMMMMMFQLRPHIHILQYQYYHPTTTPKSAYNINNISKCRRREAAALSLSLSLLLFPSSSSSSSSSSAVASTSASKSSSSSSSELLFLDIPNSGGVKVLDLRVGSGDVPLHGNQVAIHYYGRLAAKQGWRFDSTYDHKDENGESVPFVFVLGSGKVISGIEAAVKSMKVGGIRRVIIPPSQGYQNTSQEPIPPNFFDRQRLFTTIFNPTRLANGEGSTLGTLIFDIELVSVRHQ
- the LOC126705582 gene encoding uncharacterized protein LOC126705582 isoform X1 — protein: MQGVELSLFYSSSSSTTLSKTLSLLSPIPIPKPPSFFSPIHLSLSLSLSLSKRSLPHHISRFSSTNQQQQQQQPKQNQNQNQDGEESDGEDIDVAALEEEARNAAREYSSSLSHQLTIEDEPNVPIQRGRKQSKRKITTINIRDHLLSRVAIVGRPNVGKSALFNRLVGGNRAIVVDEPGVTRDRLYGRSFWGEYEFMVVDTGGVLNIAKSQVDVMEDLAITTTIGMDGIPLASREAAVAKMPSMIERQAIAAVEEASVIVFLVDGQAGLTAADEEIGDWLRKNYSNKYVILAVNKCESPRKGLMQASEFWSLGFSPLPISAVSGTGTGELLDLVCSGLKKIEGTEIRDEEEEDYVPAIAIVGRPNVGKSSILNALVGEDRTIVSPISGTTRDAIDTEFTGPDGQKFRLIDTAGIRRRAAVASAGSITEALSVNRAFRAVRRSDVVALVIEAMACITEQDCRIAERIEREGKGCLIVVNKWDTIPNKNQQTATYYEQDVREKIRVLDWAPIVYSTAIAGHNVDKIIIAASTVEKERSRRLSTSILNQVVRESLAFKSPPRTRGGKRGRVYYCTQAAIRPPTFVFFVNDEKLFPETYRRYMEKQLRTNAGFAGTPIRLLWRSRRKMEKDEGRAARTQANLVPRDRKLELAS
- the LOC126705582 gene encoding uncharacterized protein LOC126705582 isoform X2, coding for MQGVELSLFYSSSSSTTLSKTLSLLSPIPIPKPPSFFSPIHLSLSLSLSLSKRSLPHHISRFSSTNQQQQQQQPKQNQNQNQDGEESDGEDIDVAALEEEARNAAREYSSSLSHQLTIEDEPNVPIQRGRKQSKRKITTINIRDHLLSRVAIVGRPNVGKSALFNRLVGGNRAIVVDEPGVTRDRLYGRSFWGEYEFMVVDTGGVLNIAKSQVDVMEDLAITTTIGMDGIPLASREAAVAKMPSMIERQAIAAVEEASVIVFLVDGQAGLTAADEEIGDWLRKNYSNKYVILAVNKCESPRKGLMQASEFWSLGFSPLPISAVSGTGTGELLDLVCSGLKKIEGTEIRDEEEEDYVPAIAIVGRPNVGKSSILNALVGEDRTIVSPISGTTRDAIDTEFTGPDGQKFRLIDTAGIRRRAAVASAGSITEALSVNRAFRAVRRSDVVALVIEAMACITEQAAIRPPTFVFFVNDEKLFPETYRRYMEKQLRTNAGFAGTPIRLLWRSRRKMEKDEGRAARTQANLVPRDRKLELAS